One region of Ardenticatena maritima genomic DNA includes:
- a CDS encoding glycosyltransferase family 2 protein has translation MKEESPTLSVIVPIYNEEVVIPELYRRLTSVLERIGESFEVICVNDGSRDNSLALLHDIHRRDARWKVISFARNFGHQAAITAGLDYARGQAVVIIDADLQDPPELIADLLAKWREGYEVVYAVRTEREGETWFKEFTAKLFYRLMHAITNVEIPIDTGDFRLMDRTVVETLRAMRERHRFMRGMAAWVGFRQIGVPYRRHARYAGETKYPLRKMLRFALDGITSFSYFPLQLATYFGFAIALLSVIFIVVVVAMRLSGLHAFEGQATTLIAVLFLGSIQLISLGILGEYIGRIYEESKGRPLYVVAQAWGLDRPMISLMPPHSHITDVSAWHDQTRHSTPDETDKIPEQNVLPNSRSNS, from the coding sequence ATGAAAGAAGAAAGCCCTACTCTCTCGGTTATTGTTCCAATTTATAATGAAGAGGTGGTGATTCCCGAGCTCTACCGCCGACTTACGAGCGTTTTAGAGCGCATTGGCGAATCATTTGAAGTTATCTGCGTGAATGACGGGAGTCGCGATAACTCATTAGCCCTTTTACACGACATTCACCGCCGTGATGCACGTTGGAAAGTCATTAGCTTTGCACGCAACTTTGGACACCAGGCCGCCATCACCGCCGGCCTTGATTATGCACGGGGACAAGCGGTTGTCATCATTGACGCCGACCTGCAAGACCCCCCCGAATTGATCGCTGACCTGCTCGCCAAATGGCGCGAAGGGTACGAGGTCGTGTACGCTGTGCGCACCGAGCGCGAAGGTGAAACGTGGTTCAAAGAGTTTACCGCCAAACTCTTCTACCGACTCATGCACGCTATTACCAATGTCGAAATTCCCATTGATACGGGCGATTTTCGCTTGATGGACCGCACCGTTGTGGAAACATTGCGCGCCATGCGCGAACGCCACCGCTTCATGCGCGGCATGGCGGCCTGGGTGGGTTTCCGCCAAATTGGCGTGCCGTACCGCCGCCATGCACGCTACGCCGGCGAAACCAAATACCCCCTTCGTAAAATGCTGCGCTTCGCGCTGGACGGCATCACCAGCTTTAGTTACTTTCCACTGCAACTTGCCACCTATTTTGGCTTTGCCATCGCCCTGCTCAGCGTCATCTTCATTGTTGTTGTGGTCGCAATGCGCCTCTCCGGCTTACATGCTTTTGAAGGGCAAGCCACAACGCTTATCGCCGTCCTCTTCCTGGGGAGCATTCAACTCATCTCGCTGGGGATTTTAGGCGAATATATCGGGCGCATCTACGAAGAAAGCAAAGGTCGGCCGCTCTACGTGGTCGCCCAAGCATGGGGGCTCGACCGGCCGATGATTTCGCTCATGCCGCCCCACTCGCACATCACGGACGTGAGCGCCTGGCACGATCAGACGCGCCACAGCACACCAGATGAAACTGACAAAATACCCGAACAGAATGTTCTTCCTAATTCGCGAAGCAACAGCTGA
- a CDS encoding carboxypeptidase regulatory-like domain-containing protein gives MPRSAVQRSLVVLIGFLGVLIPFVWQRPLALHAQSTTLAPVVRYAERFDTSPPLGTLAQDAPMIAPSTWERLHLRKPSATAPTPFARQRDPVVQTVMPDITMPEPLMSFDGIANLTTILPPDPSGAIGYDAATGRKFFMQWVNTAFAIWDVSTLTPTLLIGPVAGNTLWAGFGGLCETNNDGDPIVLFDHLAQRWLVGQFALDFPSNFHQCLAVSQTADPTGAWYRYDFDMGDAMNDYPKLAVWPNAYLLTVNQFDGSTLAWRGQGVAALERARMLEGQNARMVFFDLYDVNPNFGGMLPADLDGPPPPSGTPAVFVEMDDDAWGWATDRLSLWHLSVDWNAPESATFGVDGAPNQILDTQPFDASICGGSRNCIPQPGGVPLDAIADRLMYRAAYRWFGSYGAMVLNHTVDADGSDHAGIRWYELRHVAGTWNIYQQGTFAPDSAHRWMGSIAMDKQGNIALGYAVSSPTTSPSVRYTGRFAGDPLGEMTLAEASLVEGGGYQMSSSGRFGDYSMLTLDPQDDCTFWYTQEYYAAPGTSNWRTRIGAFRFPTCTTGPTGSVAGTVREADGTPVVGARVQIGFFSAESQSDGHFRLENVPTGTYTVTVSAYGYVPVTQTNVVVSDGITTTLAFTLTSAPTYVVSGTVRDARTGQPLYAQILIPQAPVGAVWTNPTTGFYSVTLAAQIAYTFEVHAWVDGYNTERRAVGPLTAPQQEDFALLVNETTCNAPGYHRVQTLVLDEHFETGTTPTGWQVLDNRGGGAVWRFDDPGGRGNLTGSVGGFAIVDSDFYGRNSFQDTELRTPVLNIAGLDGVMLAFNTDVQRNSSEVMRVDVRVDGGAWQTVWENKSGSSNVNGRVSLDLSDRTAGATTLQARFHYFDADFEWWWQVDAVQIGSVPKCEPVAGAFLMGHVYDANTGEPIVDAQVSAGVSMTVQTEATTDPALADGFYMLFLPEGTHTVQATGDNGYGAQQTTLTIQDAVPLWQDFALPAPRPVITPTAFSLVFDRDRQVAVPLTIGNTGALTLTVSINSINAPLPLNEPADTFAPPMRRISPKHLGDRTAEHVYAPPPPDAPVWSGGGKVLQRWATGLNGVWGLAAEPGGTLWVSASEDGRTTWQAFTAAGEPLTATVRVPHAPARFRAGAVWHPFEGRLWQVAVEGDDCVVALDARTGQVGEGVCPGWGLSQRGLAYDPRTATFYSGSWNDGVIHQFDETGRRLRSVAVGIPLAGMAINPTTQHLFVLANDDEGFDVYVLDAARDFALLGGFDVPGLDDFGQAGMALLCDGTLAIADQHDNEVLIVTSGELSPCEWNAVPWLTLSANQVVVPPHEEVTMWLTFDTTGLDFTTYSAYLRLDNTSPYAIAPVPVTLTVASHNVYLPLVAR, from the coding sequence ATGCCTCGTTCCGCAGTGCAGCGTAGCCTGGTGGTGCTGATTGGTTTTCTGGGCGTGTTGATTCCGTTCGTGTGGCAACGCCCGCTCGCCTTGCATGCCCAATCCACGACCTTGGCGCCTGTTGTCCGCTATGCGGAGCGTTTTGATACGTCGCCGCCTCTCGGCACGTTGGCGCAAGATGCGCCGATGATCGCCCCATCAACGTGGGAACGCCTGCACTTGCGGAAGCCAAGCGCCACTGCACCAACGCCCTTCGCCCGACAACGCGACCCCGTTGTCCAGACGGTTATGCCCGACATCACCATGCCGGAACCGCTCATGAGTTTCGATGGCATTGCCAACCTCACCACCATTCTCCCGCCTGACCCCAGCGGGGCGATTGGGTATGACGCTGCGACGGGGCGCAAGTTCTTCATGCAGTGGGTGAACACGGCGTTCGCGATTTGGGATGTGAGCACGCTCACCCCCACTTTGTTGATTGGACCGGTGGCGGGCAATACCCTGTGGGCGGGGTTTGGCGGGTTGTGTGAAACCAACAACGACGGCGACCCGATTGTCTTGTTCGACCATCTGGCGCAGCGCTGGCTTGTGGGGCAATTTGCGCTCGATTTTCCCTCGAACTTCCACCAGTGCCTGGCGGTCTCACAAACAGCCGACCCCACCGGCGCATGGTATCGCTACGATTTCGACATGGGCGATGCCATGAATGATTACCCCAAACTGGCGGTTTGGCCTAATGCGTACTTGCTCACCGTGAACCAGTTTGACGGTTCGACGCTGGCATGGCGTGGGCAAGGTGTAGCGGCTTTGGAGCGTGCGCGCATGCTTGAGGGGCAAAATGCGCGCATGGTCTTCTTCGATTTGTACGATGTCAACCCCAACTTTGGCGGCATGTTGCCCGCTGATCTGGATGGTCCCCCGCCGCCGTCTGGCACGCCCGCCGTCTTTGTCGAAATGGATGATGATGCCTGGGGATGGGCAACCGATCGTTTGAGTCTCTGGCATCTCTCAGTGGACTGGAACGCCCCTGAAAGTGCCACTTTTGGCGTAGATGGAGCGCCCAATCAAATTCTGGATACGCAGCCATTTGACGCCAGCATATGTGGCGGGAGCCGCAATTGCATTCCGCAACCAGGCGGGGTGCCGCTTGATGCGATTGCCGACCGTCTGATGTATCGCGCGGCGTATCGCTGGTTCGGTTCCTATGGCGCAATGGTGCTCAACCATACGGTGGACGCCGACGGAAGCGACCATGCGGGGATTCGATGGTATGAATTGCGGCACGTCGCCGGGACGTGGAACATTTACCAACAAGGTACGTTCGCACCTGATAGCGCCCACCGCTGGATGGGCAGTATCGCCATGGACAAGCAGGGGAACATCGCTTTAGGGTACGCTGTCAGCAGCCCGACGACATCCCCCTCGGTGCGCTACACGGGGCGTTTTGCGGGCGACCCGCTGGGGGAGATGACGCTTGCTGAAGCCTCGTTGGTCGAAGGTGGCGGCTATCAAATGTCGTCCTCGGGGCGTTTTGGGGATTACAGCATGCTCACGCTCGACCCACAGGATGATTGCACGTTCTGGTACACGCAGGAGTACTACGCAGCGCCGGGAACGTCCAACTGGCGTACACGCATTGGGGCGTTTCGCTTTCCAACCTGCACAACCGGACCTACGGGCTCCGTGGCGGGTACTGTGCGTGAAGCAGATGGGACGCCTGTTGTGGGGGCGCGCGTTCAGATTGGGTTCTTCTCGGCCGAATCGCAGAGCGATGGGCACTTTCGGTTGGAGAATGTCCCCACGGGCACGTATACCGTGACGGTTTCGGCGTATGGGTACGTGCCGGTGACGCAAACCAACGTCGTGGTCAGCGATGGTATCACAACCACGCTTGCCTTCACGCTCACAAGCGCCCCCACCTACGTGGTGAGCGGCACCGTGCGCGATGCACGCACCGGGCAACCGCTGTACGCCCAAATTCTCATTCCCCAAGCCCCTGTGGGGGCTGTGTGGACCAATCCCACTACCGGCTTTTACAGCGTGACCTTAGCCGCACAAATCGCCTACACTTTTGAAGTCCATGCGTGGGTGGATGGCTACAACACAGAACGGCGCGCCGTTGGACCGCTGACAGCCCCCCAGCAGGAAGATTTTGCCTTGCTGGTGAATGAAACAACGTGCAACGCGCCGGGCTATCATCGGGTGCAAACGCTGGTGCTGGATGAACACTTTGAGACGGGGACCACGCCGACGGGCTGGCAGGTGCTCGATAACCGCGGCGGTGGGGCGGTATGGCGTTTCGATGACCCAGGTGGACGCGGCAACCTGACGGGAAGCGTTGGCGGGTTTGCCATCGTGGATAGCGACTTTTACGGTCGTAATAGTTTCCAGGACACTGAATTACGAACGCCTGTCCTCAACATTGCGGGGCTGGATGGGGTGATGCTGGCGTTCAATACGGATGTCCAGCGGAACAGTAGTGAAGTCATGCGTGTGGATGTTCGTGTGGACGGCGGCGCGTGGCAAACCGTCTGGGAGAATAAGAGCGGTAGTAGCAATGTCAACGGGCGTGTTAGTCTGGACCTGAGCGACCGGACGGCAGGCGCAACCACTTTGCAAGCCCGTTTCCACTACTTCGACGCGGATTTTGAGTGGTGGTGGCAGGTGGATGCGGTGCAAATTGGCAGTGTGCCTAAGTGCGAGCCTGTAGCGGGGGCGTTCCTCATGGGACATGTGTACGATGCTAACACCGGCGAGCCGATTGTGGATGCCCAGGTTTCGGCTGGTGTGAGCATGACGGTACAAACAGAAGCCACAACCGACCCCGCGCTGGCGGATGGGTTCTACATGCTTTTTTTGCCGGAAGGTACGCATACCGTGCAGGCAACGGGTGACAACGGCTATGGCGCGCAACAGACCACGCTCACCATTCAGGACGCCGTTCCACTTTGGCAGGATTTTGCGCTACCCGCTCCACGGCCGGTCATCACTCCAACCGCATTTTCATTAGTGTTTGACCGCGATAGGCAGGTTGCTGTCCCGCTCACCATTGGCAACACGGGGGCGCTGACGCTGACAGTCTCCATCAACAGCATCAATGCGCCTTTACCGTTGAATGAACCCGCCGACACATTCGCCCCCCCCATGCGGCGCATTTCTCCCAAACATCTGGGGGATCGCACGGCTGAGCATGTGTATGCTCCACCCCCGCCGGATGCGCCTGTGTGGTCTGGTGGCGGCAAGGTGCTCCAACGGTGGGCAACCGGCTTGAATGGTGTATGGGGGCTGGCCGCAGAACCTGGCGGGACGCTCTGGGTTTCTGCAAGCGAGGATGGGCGTACAACATGGCAGGCGTTCACGGCGGCAGGAGAACCACTGACAGCAACAGTGCGTGTGCCGCATGCGCCGGCACGGTTTCGGGCGGGTGCGGTGTGGCACCCCTTCGAGGGGCGTTTGTGGCAGGTTGCGGTTGAAGGCGATGATTGTGTCGTGGCGCTTGATGCCCGGACCGGGCAGGTTGGTGAAGGTGTTTGTCCTGGGTGGGGGCTAAGCCAGCGTGGGCTGGCGTATGACCCGCGCACAGCGACTTTTTACAGCGGCTCGTGGAACGATGGTGTGATTCACCAATTCGACGAGACCGGGCGGCGGTTGCGCTCGGTGGCGGTGGGCATACCGCTGGCGGGGATGGCGATCAACCCCACCACGCAACACCTGTTTGTGCTGGCGAACGATGATGAGGGCTTTGACGTGTACGTGCTCGACGCTGCGCGTGATTTCGCGCTTTTAGGCGGCTTTGATGTGCCCGGGCTTGATGATTTTGGGCAGGCGGGGATGGCGCTCTTGTGCGATGGCACGCTGGCGATTGCCGACCAGCATGATAACGAGGTCTTGATTGTGACGTCGGGCGAATTGTCGCCCTGTGAGTGGAACGCGGTACCGTGGTTGACGCTTTCCGCCAATCAGGTTGTTGTGCCGCCGCACGAAGAAGTGACCATGTGGCTCACCTTCGACACCACGGGGTTGGATTTTACGACATACTCGGCGTATCTGCGGCTGGACAACACGTCGCCATATGCGATTGCTCCGGTGCCCGTGACGTTGACCGTTGCATCGCACAACGTTTATCTCCCGCTGGTTGCGCGTTAA
- a CDS encoding stage V sporulation protein S: MEVLKVSARSRSTAVAGAIAGVIREGNVAEVQAIGAGAVNQAVKAVAIARTYLEEDGIDIVCIPSFVEIDIDGQERTAVKLTVRRAS, from the coding sequence ATGGAAGTTTTGAAGGTCTCTGCTCGTTCGCGCTCAACAGCAGTCGCTGGTGCGATTGCGGGCGTCATCCGCGAAGGGAACGTGGCCGAAGTGCAAGCGATTGGCGCAGGTGCAGTCAATCAAGCCGTCAAAGCCGTCGCCATTGCGCGGACGTATCTTGAAGAAGATGGCATTGACATTGTCTGCATCCCCTCGTTTGTCGAAATTGATATTGATGGTCAGGAACGTACCGCCGTCAAACTCACGGTCCGCCGCGCTTCCTAA
- a CDS encoding GNAT family N-acetyltransferase — translation MKLTKYPNRMFFLIREATAEDIPAIQHVHRCAFAPSTTEAKLVAALYDAGAWDVSLVAFVQEQVVGHILFSPVTLTPPAPHRVGVGLAPLGVLPAWQKRGIGSALVRAGLQAVQRNGATFVVVLGAPQYYTRFGFECALSHGVQNEFGADDAFMVMWFDATTRGTGTVHYHPEFAKM, via the coding sequence ATGAAACTGACAAAATACCCGAACAGAATGTTCTTCCTAATTCGCGAAGCAACAGCTGAGGACATCCCAGCCATTCAACACGTGCATCGGTGCGCCTTCGCTCCCAGCACTACAGAAGCGAAGTTGGTGGCCGCGCTCTACGATGCTGGCGCTTGGGACGTATCGCTCGTAGCATTCGTGCAGGAACAGGTTGTCGGACACATTCTTTTTTCGCCTGTCACACTTACTCCACCTGCGCCCCATCGTGTGGGCGTTGGGCTTGCACCACTTGGCGTTCTGCCAGCGTGGCAAAAACGCGGTATTGGGAGCGCACTTGTTCGCGCGGGGTTGCAAGCAGTGCAACGCAACGGAGCAACCTTTGTCGTCGTTTTGGGCGCTCCGCAGTATTACACACGGTTCGGATTTGAATGCGCTTTATCCCATGGAGTACAGAATGAATTCGGGGCTGATGATGCATTCATGGTGATGTGGTTTGACGCCACCACACGAGGCACAGGCACCGTACACTATCACCCCGAGTTTGCCAAGATGTAA
- the mgtE gene encoding magnesium transporter, whose translation MPEMRMETSRVTHVRQLLRERKYRTLSVDLLRWHPADIAEVLEDLEPSERLLALRLLPDEVAGEVLAEMEESSAREILDDISPERLADILEDIQDDDAAALLEDVPDALREEVIALMEAEEAEDVRERLSYPENSAGRLMTADVVRLRRRWTVAETLDYLRHAAQTLGSVYYLYVVDEDDHLVGVVPLRALVTAAPEKTIREIMTPNVVRVNVFDDQEIVADLAAKYNFVALPVVDSEERLVGVITIDDLVDVLEEEATEDIQRLGGSEPLGTAYFATPIRTMIRKRIGWLMLLFVGGTLTGSVIRLFEDITTQFTALTIFIPLLIGTGGNAGSQTVATVIRALALGEVEFHEIFHVVLREATTASTIGLILGGIAFVRALLWHTGYEIAWVVALSLPFITVWAAIIGAMIPLVADRLGIDPTVISGPFISTSVDATGLAIYFTIARLILM comes from the coding sequence ATGCCCGAGATGCGCATGGAAACATCCCGCGTGACGCATGTGCGTCAATTACTCCGTGAACGCAAATATCGCACCTTATCGGTTGACTTGCTTCGCTGGCACCCCGCCGATATTGCGGAAGTGCTCGAAGACCTTGAGCCGTCGGAGCGTTTGCTTGCTTTGCGCTTGCTCCCCGACGAAGTGGCCGGCGAAGTGCTGGCGGAAATGGAAGAGAGCAGCGCGCGTGAAATCCTGGATGACATCTCGCCGGAGCGCCTGGCGGATATTCTCGAAGATATTCAGGATGATGATGCAGCGGCTTTGCTGGAAGATGTGCCCGATGCCTTGCGTGAAGAAGTCATCGCCCTGATGGAAGCCGAAGAAGCCGAAGATGTGCGTGAGCGGCTTTCATACCCCGAAAACAGTGCAGGGCGCTTGATGACGGCGGATGTTGTGCGTTTGCGCCGCCGCTGGACTGTCGCCGAAACACTGGATTATTTGCGCCATGCCGCGCAAACGCTAGGCTCCGTTTACTATCTCTATGTTGTTGACGAGGACGACCATCTTGTGGGGGTGGTGCCGCTGCGGGCGTTGGTGACGGCGGCGCCGGAGAAGACGATTCGCGAAATCATGACACCCAATGTGGTGCGTGTGAATGTTTTTGATGACCAGGAAATTGTCGCCGACCTGGCAGCCAAGTACAACTTTGTTGCCTTGCCGGTGGTGGATAGTGAAGAGCGCCTTGTGGGTGTCATTACGATTGACGACCTGGTGGACGTGTTGGAAGAGGAAGCGACGGAGGATATTCAACGTTTGGGTGGGTCGGAGCCGCTGGGGACCGCCTATTTTGCCACACCCATTCGTACCATGATTCGCAAGCGGATTGGGTGGCTCATGCTGCTTTTTGTGGGGGGCACGTTGACTGGCAGTGTTATTCGTTTGTTCGAGGACATTACAACGCAATTTACTGCGCTGACGATTTTCATTCCGCTGCTGATTGGGACAGGGGGCAATGCTGGTTCGCAAACCGTGGCGACGGTTATTCGGGCGTTGGCGTTGGGGGAAGTGGAGTTCCACGAGATTTTTCATGTGGTTCTGCGCGAGGCGACAACCGCTTCTACAATAGGGTTGATTTTGGGGGGGATTGCATTTGTACGGGCGTTATTGTGGCACACAGGGTATGAAATCGCCTGGGTCGTGGCGTTATCGTTGCCCTTCATTACAGTGTGGGCGGCCATCATCGGGGCGATGATTCCGTTAGTGGCCGACCGATTGGGAATTGACCCCACAGTGATTTCAGGCCCGTTTATTAGCACCTCGGTGGATGCGACGGGGCTGGCGATTTATTTCACCATTGCGCGTTTGATTTTGATGTAG
- a CDS encoding DUF1295 domain-containing protein, with the protein MNQENAMQTWGAFALVLLAASGLAWAGSQGGALVYGMTLFALAVAFAFVINWLAFIPAWRQRTEKFFDLMGGITFISTIALALLLTPQRDARAWLLAAMVSVWALRLSLFLFWRIRKTGEDARFRELKASFARFLLTWTLQGLWAAVTLAPALAAITAPRGNGLDGWAWCGLVVWGVGFLIEAVADWQKSRFKANPAHADAFIQEGLWAWSRHPNYFGEIVLWIGVTLVTLPTLDGWRWLTLVSPLFVILLLTRVSGIPLLEARADAKWGGQADYEAYKARTPVLIPRPPKSKPRNNSHS; encoded by the coding sequence ATGAATCAAGAAAATGCAATGCAAACATGGGGGGCTTTTGCCCTTGTTTTGTTGGCCGCGAGTGGGCTGGCATGGGCAGGAAGCCAGGGCGGCGCGTTGGTGTATGGCATGACGCTATTTGCGCTGGCCGTTGCGTTTGCGTTTGTCATCAATTGGCTGGCATTCATCCCCGCCTGGCGGCAGCGCACCGAAAAATTTTTCGACTTGATGGGGGGAATCACCTTCATCAGCACGATCGCTCTCGCCCTGCTTCTCACACCCCAGCGCGACGCACGCGCCTGGCTTCTCGCCGCGATGGTCAGTGTGTGGGCGCTCCGCTTGAGCCTGTTTCTTTTCTGGCGTATCCGCAAAACGGGTGAAGATGCCCGTTTTCGCGAGTTGAAGGCATCCTTTGCACGCTTTTTACTCACGTGGACGCTTCAGGGGCTGTGGGCGGCGGTCACACTTGCGCCGGCGCTCGCGGCTATCACCGCACCACGCGGCAACGGGTTGGACGGTTGGGCGTGGTGCGGCCTGGTGGTGTGGGGAGTGGGGTTTTTGATCGAAGCGGTGGCGGATTGGCAAAAGAGCCGCTTCAAAGCCAACCCCGCACATGCGGACGCCTTCATTCAAGAAGGGCTTTGGGCGTGGTCGCGCCATCCGAACTACTTTGGCGAAATCGTTCTGTGGATTGGCGTTACGTTGGTGACACTGCCCACACTGGACGGTTGGCGCTGGCTCACGCTTGTTTCACCGCTGTTTGTCATCCTTCTGCTCACACGGGTCAGCGGCATTCCCCTGCTCGAAGCCCGCGCCGATGCAAAATGGGGTGGGCAAGCCGACTACGAAGCCTATAAAGCTCGCACTCCCGTGCTGATACCACGTCCCCCAAAGTCAAAACCACGCAACAATTCACATTCATAA
- a CDS encoding SCP2 sterol-binding domain-containing protein encodes MDNADVKVTVDSETWKGILSGNVNGAVAFMTGKLKAEGDLQTLMASQSWFNFPG; translated from the coding sequence GTGGACAACGCCGATGTGAAAGTCACGGTGGATAGCGAAACGTGGAAAGGCATTTTGAGCGGAAATGTCAACGGTGCCGTGGCGTTCATGACCGGCAAACTGAAAGCCGAGGGTGATTTGCAGACACTGATGGCGTCGCAATCATGGTTCAATTTCCCCGGCTAA
- a CDS encoding PrsW family intramembrane metalloprotease, whose translation MMLLIVALVSFVAAVIPMLFYAYVAWSLDHHEKEPLWLLAVTFLWGAVPAVVLSLFAELLFDVPLRLAFSSPNAGFLSVALIAPIVEEIFKAIPLVFIFIFFRHEFDGLMDGLLYGALVGFGFAMTENFFYFLGSSSQGGAAFLGTIVLRAFVFGLNHALYSSMFGLGLALARYATSQATRALAPLGGLALAIFIHMLHNFLNSTGSLICLGSLFVAWGGVLGWLALVWWALREEARLIRQELQDEVESGLLTPRQVEAAASYRARMQARNHLMRNGQRQRARLLDKICLLAAELAFKKRQFRLLGNENGNAEMIAALRQEIANIQEALYSESA comes from the coding sequence ATGATGCTGCTGATCGTTGCGTTGGTTTCATTTGTGGCGGCGGTGATCCCCATGCTTTTCTATGCCTATGTGGCGTGGTCGCTTGATCACCACGAAAAAGAACCGTTATGGTTGTTGGCGGTCACTTTTTTGTGGGGGGCGGTCCCCGCAGTTGTTTTGTCCTTGTTTGCCGAATTGTTGTTTGACGTCCCTTTGCGGCTTGCCTTTTCTTCCCCCAATGCGGGTTTCTTGAGCGTGGCGCTGATTGCTCCAATTGTAGAAGAAATCTTCAAAGCCATCCCCCTGGTGTTCATCTTCATCTTCTTCCGCCATGAATTTGATGGGTTGATGGATGGGTTGCTGTATGGCGCTCTGGTGGGCTTTGGCTTTGCGATGACCGAGAACTTCTTTTACTTCTTGGGAAGCTCATCACAAGGTGGGGCGGCTTTTCTGGGCACCATTGTGCTGCGAGCCTTCGTCTTTGGGCTGAACCATGCCCTGTATAGTTCCATGTTTGGGCTTGGGCTGGCGCTAGCGCGGTACGCCACCTCACAAGCAACGCGCGCATTGGCGCCGCTGGGCGGGTTGGCGCTCGCAATTTTCATTCACATGTTGCATAACTTCCTCAACAGCACGGGGTCTTTGATTTGTTTGGGGTCGTTGTTTGTGGCGTGGGGCGGTGTGTTGGGCTGGTTGGCGCTTGTGTGGTGGGCGTTGCGAGAGGAAGCACGGCTCATTCGGCAAGAATTGCAAGACGAAGTGGAAAGCGGCTTGCTCACGCCCCGGCAAGTGGAAGCGGCGGCGAGTTATCGTGCCCGCATGCAAGCCCGCAATCATTTGATGCGCAACGGGCAACGCCAGCGTGCGCGGTTGCTTGATAAAATTTGCTTGCTCGCGGCAGAATTGGCGTTCAAAAAGCGGCAGTTTCGGCTTTTGGGGAATGAAAATGGCAATGCTGAGATGATTGCCGCGTTGCGCCAGGAAATTGCGAATATCCAGGAAGCGTTGTACAGCGAATCCGCCTAG
- a CDS encoding PHP domain-containing protein, producing MKFDLHMHTFHSPDCLSTYEAIIAAVQRRGLDGIAITDHNTIRGALEMRERAPFPVIVGEEVATAEGDVIGYFIEEEIPRGLSVEETIERIHAQGGLVAIPHPLDTLRGSSSIGREALLRVIDQVDIIEGFNARCLRQDDNAQARTIAAEYGKPLSAGSDAHHPSEIGNGYVDIPPFTSPQTFLDALRRGRWGGRPSGWHVKWYSTWPKILRKVRPPRQT from the coding sequence ATGAAATTCGACCTGCACATGCACACCTTTCACTCGCCGGATTGCCTGAGCACCTACGAGGCCATTATTGCCGCTGTACAACGGCGTGGTCTGGATGGGATCGCGATTACCGACCACAATACCATCCGGGGGGCGCTTGAAATGCGGGAGCGCGCACCTTTTCCGGTGATTGTCGGTGAGGAAGTCGCGACTGCTGAGGGAGATGTCATCGGGTACTTCATTGAGGAAGAAATCCCTCGCGGCTTGTCTGTGGAAGAGACGATTGAGCGCATTCACGCTCAGGGGGGGCTGGTGGCGATACCGCACCCACTCGACACGTTGCGGGGTTCATCTTCCATAGGGCGTGAAGCGTTGTTGCGGGTGATTGACCAGGTGGATATTATTGAAGGGTTCAATGCGCGGTGCCTGCGGCAGGATGACAACGCACAGGCGCGGACGATTGCAGCCGAGTATGGCAAACCGCTGAGCGCAGGGAGCGATGCCCATCACCCCAGTGAAATTGGTAACGGATACGTGGATATTCCCCCCTTCACCTCACCGCAAACGTTTCTTGATGCGCTGCGTCGGGGGCGTTGGGGTGGGCGGCCAAGTGGATGGCATGTCAAATGGTACTCGACATGGCCCAAAATTCTGCGCAAAGTGCGCCCCCCACGCCAAACCTGA